The Dehalogenimonas sp. 4OHTPN genome window below encodes:
- a CDS encoding response regulator, with the protein MNSNDKPAIRILVVDDDEAILQYACAGLEIAGFRVKGTSDGEEALAAVRDGDSDLVLLDLFMTPVTGFDILTKLRDFSDIPVVVFTARDDIGGFALETGADGYIGKPFKVKELIEKIEEVIARQGTKWE; encoded by the coding sequence TTGAACTCCAACGACAAACCAGCCATCAGGATTCTGGTGGTAGATGATGACGAAGCTATACTGCAGTATGCCTGCGCCGGGCTTGAAATTGCCGGATTCAGGGTAAAAGGGACCTCCGACGGCGAAGAAGCCCTTGCAGCGGTCCGAGACGGGGATTCAGACTTGGTGCTGCTGGACTTATTTATGACCCCTGTAACTGGATTCGACATCCTGACCAAGCTACGTGATTTTTCCGACATTCCGGTGGTCGTTTTCACCGCCAGGGATGATATCGGAGGATTTGCTCTTGAGACCGGCGCCGACGGCTATATCGGAAAGCCTTTCAAAGTCAAAGAACTGATTGAGAAGATTGAAGAGGTCATTGCTCGACAGGGAACAAAGTGGGAGTGA
- a CDS encoding rhomboid family intramembrane serine protease: protein MYRRYQRPFYQDPLLVLIGLNVVFFLLTTGSDALLIRLAISPATFLSEPWTAITSMFVHAGLSHLLFNMLALYFFGSYLTQIVGERQMLAVYFIGGIVGSLFFWLLGPSNGLAVGASGAIFALGGALAVLRPMTKVIIFPIPIPLPLWVAVIGGGLLISLAANVAWESHLGGLITGIAAGLVNRGRLRL, encoded by the coding sequence ATGTACCGCCGATACCAAAGGCCGTTCTACCAGGACCCCCTGCTTGTCCTTATCGGCTTGAATGTCGTATTTTTCTTATTGACGACCGGTTCTGACGCCCTCCTAATTCGTCTAGCCATCAGCCCGGCTACCTTCTTATCCGAGCCATGGACTGCAATCACCAGTATGTTCGTCCATGCCGGGCTTTCCCACCTGCTGTTCAATATGCTGGCACTGTACTTTTTCGGCAGCTACCTAACCCAGATTGTCGGAGAACGGCAAATGCTAGCTGTTTATTTCATCGGTGGCATCGTCGGCAGCCTGTTTTTTTGGCTCCTCGGACCGTCGAATGGCTTGGCCGTCGGCGCTTCCGGGGCAATTTTCGCCCTGGGCGGCGCGCTGGCAGTGTTGCGGCCGATGACAAAGGTAATCATTTTTCCGATACCCATCCCCTTACCCCTCTGGGTGGCAGTTATCGGAGGGGGACTGTTGATTTCACTCGCGGCCAACGTGGCTTGGGAATCTCATCTCGGCGGTTTGATAACCGGCATCGCCGCTGGTCTGGTGAACCGCGGCCGCCTCCGGCTCTAA
- a CDS encoding glycerol-3-phosphate acyltransferase, translating to MMAGVSTIAGQIVVITAAYFIGAFPHLLLLARVHRLSTAGDLHIALWQKAGPRWGLLATSIDVLKGIITIVIARHLGFDAGTVVISALAVTCGQMWPVFKRFDGEKGNTTGFGAAVALAAVPTLVSLIPVFTAIGLKAARAIRLKDIPSNERFKTGAGQSATLPLGVALAFLVLPLIAEALGEPPEIVNGFAALFGLIMLRRLTAGLFRDLASGASRWKIFWYRLLLDRPVIHP from the coding sequence ATGATGGCAGGAGTATCAACTATCGCCGGACAGATCGTCGTTATCACCGCCGCCTATTTCATCGGGGCATTCCCCCACCTGCTGCTCCTGGCGCGGGTACACCGGCTGAGCACCGCAGGCGACCTTCATATCGCCCTGTGGCAGAAAGCCGGACCACGTTGGGGTCTCCTGGCTACCAGCATTGATGTGCTGAAGGGCATCATTACTATCGTCATCGCCCGTCATCTGGGTTTCGACGCTGGGACGGTGGTCATCTCGGCATTGGCTGTCACCTGCGGCCAAATGTGGCCGGTCTTCAAAAGATTCGACGGAGAGAAGGGCAACACCACCGGTTTCGGCGCTGCGGTCGCATTGGCTGCTGTGCCGACACTTGTTTCCCTCATTCCTGTGTTTACGGCGATCGGTCTAAAAGCCGCCAGGGCTATTCGGCTTAAAGATATCCCTTCCAACGAGCGTTTTAAAACTGGCGCCGGCCAAAGCGCGACCCTACCGCTCGGCGTCGCCCTGGCTTTCTTGGTCCTGCCTCTGATCGCCGAAGCGCTCGGCGAACCCCCGGAAATCGTCAACGGTTTTGCCGCTCTGTTCGGCCTGATCATGCTGCGGCGCCTTACCGCCGGCCTGTTTCGGGACCTTGCCTCCGGAGCATCCCGATGGAAAATCTTCTGGTACCGCCTGCTGCTTGACCGCCCGGTGATTCACCCGTAA
- a CDS encoding DegV family protein, with translation MTVKVVTDTTADLPPAIASELGIKIVPMYVRFGEDVFKDRVEITEDQFYTRLQSDPVHPSTSQPSPKDFLDVYKEIMPAKDGIFSLHISKKLSGTYDSALQAKQMLGGNQTLEVVDTLSVSMGLGLLAILAGRLAKSGASIEEISAAVNAAISQVRLLGIFDTLKYLAAGGRIGKAKALVGSILSVKPVLTVKDGEMHPAGQVRSRAKGLERLVEWAGSLGKLEDLAVVHTTTPEEASGLADRLGALFPREKIIISRLGAALGAHAGPGTLFVVARVA, from the coding sequence ATGACAGTCAAAGTTGTGACCGATACCACCGCCGACTTGCCGCCAGCCATCGCTTCGGAATTGGGTATCAAGATCGTGCCGATGTATGTGCGCTTCGGCGAAGATGTCTTTAAAGACCGGGTTGAGATCACCGAAGACCAGTTTTACACACGACTCCAGAGCGACCCGGTGCACCCCAGCACCTCCCAACCGTCACCAAAGGATTTTTTGGACGTTTATAAGGAAATAATGCCCGCTAAGGACGGTATTTTCTCGCTCCATATCTCAAAAAAATTGTCAGGCACCTACGACTCAGCGCTGCAAGCCAAACAGATGCTGGGCGGAAATCAAACGCTTGAAGTGGTAGATACCCTCTCGGTTTCGATGGGTTTGGGACTGCTGGCCATTCTGGCCGGACGCTTGGCTAAAAGCGGCGCAAGTATCGAGGAGATATCGGCTGCTGTCAACGCGGCGATTTCGCAAGTGAGACTGCTGGGTATTTTTGATACTTTAAAATACCTTGCCGCGGGTGGGCGCATCGGAAAAGCAAAAGCACTGGTCGGTTCTATCCTATCAGTCAAACCGGTGCTCACGGTCAAAGACGGTGAGATGCATCCGGCCGGGCAGGTGCGCAGCCGGGCGAAAGGTCTCGAACGGTTAGTCGAATGGGCCGGAAGCCTGGGCAAACTTGAGGATCTAGCGGTGGTCCACACCACCACCCCGGAAGAGGCCAGCGGCCTCGCGGATCGTCTCGGCGCTTTGTTCCCCAGGGAAAAGATTATCATTTCCAGGCTAGGAGCGGCGTTGGGTGCTCATGCCGGCCCCGGCACTCTGTTTGTCGTCGCTAGAGTCGCTTGA
- a CDS encoding methylglyoxal synthase, with amino-acid sequence MAPNITLALIAHDNKKEEMLSLVKDHREELSKLSLVATRSTGLLIQARTDLAVTLMQSGPMGGDQQIGSLVASGVVRAVIFLRDPLTVQPHEPDVTALLRVCDVHNVPLATNLTTAEAVLHLIFDHPEIISELSIRSRFLTGVVSAL; translated from the coding sequence ATGGCACCTAACATCACCCTGGCACTTATCGCCCACGATAACAAGAAAGAAGAGATGCTGTCCCTGGTCAAGGATCACAGGGAAGAGCTGTCAAAGCTGTCGCTGGTGGCCACCCGCTCCACTGGCCTCTTGATTCAGGCCCGCACTGATCTGGCTGTCACCCTGATGCAGTCCGGCCCAATGGGCGGCGACCAGCAAATCGGCTCCCTAGTGGCTTCCGGCGTGGTCAGGGCGGTCATCTTCCTGCGCGATCCCTTAACCGTCCAGCCCCACGAACCCGACGTCACCGCACTGCTGCGGGTTTGCGACGTTCACAATGTGCCGCTGGCAACTAACCTGACCACCGCCGAGGCGGTACTGCATCTTATCTTCGATCACCCGGAAATTATCAGCGAACTGTCAATCCGGTCGCGTTTCTTAACCGGGGTCGTCTCGGCCCTGTAA
- a CDS encoding PstS family phosphate ABC transporter substrate-binding protein produces the protein MKTTGFKKCIVLSLTLILALTVGLTGCGGDSGGGQTTAPGDTLSGTLDIIGSNTVTPVSTRWAEEFMKLHKNVNITVAGPGSSAGIAALINKTTTFAQSSRPIKQSEIDQAKANGVTVVETKVALDALSIVVHPSNPVSTLTIEQLSDIYTGKVTNWNQVGGNNAPIVILSRDTNSGTYAYFLEEVVQKLIAGKQDKTLQFSTRAQLLPSTEVGITQVAQNANAIFYSGLGYVTSAVKTLTIKKTAESPAVAPTLVTAKDGSYPISRYLYYYTAGEPTGLTKAFIDYALSAAGQKIVEEEGFVALK, from the coding sequence TTGAAAACAACTGGTTTCAAGAAATGTATAGTCTTGTCCCTGACTCTCATCCTTGCCCTGACCGTCGGCCTGACCGGCTGCGGTGGTGACAGCGGCGGCGGTCAGACGACCGCCCCGGGCGACACTTTGTCCGGCACCCTGGATATTATCGGCTCCAACACCGTCACCCCGGTCAGTACCCGCTGGGCTGAGGAGTTTATGAAGCTCCACAAAAACGTCAACATCACCGTGGCCGGTCCCGGCTCTTCCGCCGGCATCGCCGCCCTGATCAATAAGACTACCACTTTCGCCCAGTCATCCCGGCCGATCAAGCAGTCCGAGATCGACCAGGCCAAAGCTAATGGCGTAACCGTGGTGGAGACCAAGGTAGCTCTCGACGCCCTGTCCATTGTTGTCCATCCATCAAATCCGGTCAGTACCCTCACCATCGAACAGCTTTCCGACATATATACCGGCAAGGTTACAAACTGGAACCAGGTTGGCGGCAACAACGCCCCCATCGTTATCCTGTCCCGTGACACCAACTCCGGCACCTACGCCTACTTCCTGGAAGAGGTCGTTCAGAAACTGATCGCCGGTAAGCAGGACAAGACCCTGCAGTTTTCCACCAGAGCACAGCTGCTGCCCTCCACTGAGGTCGGTATCACCCAGGTAGCCCAGAACGCCAACGCCATCTTCTACTCCGGCCTGGGGTACGTTACCAGCGCCGTCAAGACGCTGACCATCAAAAAGACCGCTGAGTCCCCCGCCGTAGCCCCGACGCTGGTTACTGCCAAAGACGGCAGCTACCCGATCTCCCGATACCTGTACTACTACACCGCTGGTGAACCCACTGGTCTGACCAAAGCCTTCATAGACTACGCCTTGTCGGCAGCCGGCCAGAAGATCGTTGAAGAAGAAGGTTTCGTCGCCCTGAAGTAG
- a CDS encoding ATP-binding protein yields MTDQSVRRLIISTVLTLAAVFLVVGAVRGYDLTLLIAGTVAALAVSVVIYLQVPSMSDDEIELEVAMKKLGGGESPDKVRLVAIGELADVKHAFNEMAKRVGDRMRQATAELSHLELMLQSVADAIIMVDRHGEIVHLNQAAERMFHLKDKAIGHTFIEAVRDHEFDSLLKRCLSSGSQQEGAVEVRPSRRVYGVTVSPLPGEPGAVMVIRDLTEIKRLERVRRDFVANISHELRTPLASLKLLAETLKAGACDDPAVAADFLGRIEVETDKLTQMVRELGELSRIESGEAALQKKSLDIGPFIERVVERLRPQADRAKLALVVEAAPNLKSVPADADRIEQVLVNLIHNAIKFTPPDGKIVVTAAATSKGVEISVKDTGVGISPDDLPRIFERFYKADKARSGGGTGLGLAIAKHIVQAHGGDLRAESAPSKGAKFTFTLPG; encoded by the coding sequence ATGACAGACCAATCCGTCCGCCGCCTGATCATTTCCACCGTGCTCACCCTGGCTGCTGTCTTTCTGGTGGTTGGCGCAGTGCGAGGTTACGACTTGACGCTGCTCATTGCCGGTACCGTTGCGGCACTGGCGGTGTCGGTGGTTATTTACCTCCAGGTGCCCTCAATGAGCGACGACGAGATTGAACTTGAGGTGGCTATGAAGAAGCTGGGTGGCGGGGAATCGCCGGACAAGGTGCGCCTGGTAGCTATAGGCGAACTGGCTGATGTCAAGCACGCCTTTAACGAGATGGCCAAGCGCGTCGGCGACCGGATGCGGCAGGCCACTGCCGAGCTCTCCCACCTGGAGCTGATGCTTCAAAGCGTAGCCGATGCCATCATTATGGTTGACCGACACGGAGAGATCGTCCACCTAAACCAGGCAGCCGAGAGGATGTTCCACCTCAAAGACAAGGCCATCGGACACACCTTCATTGAGGCGGTACGTGATCACGAATTCGACTCTCTGCTTAAAAGATGCCTCTCGAGCGGCAGCCAACAGGAGGGCGCCGTTGAAGTTCGGCCAAGCCGCCGTGTTTACGGCGTGACCGTGTCTCCGCTGCCTGGCGAGCCCGGGGCGGTTATGGTCATCCGCGATCTGACCGAGATCAAACGCCTGGAACGGGTGCGCCGTGACTTCGTGGCTAACATCTCGCACGAGCTGCGTACCCCGCTGGCATCTTTGAAATTGCTAGCCGAAACCTTGAAAGCCGGCGCCTGCGACGACCCGGCGGTGGCCGCTGACTTCCTCGGCCGCATCGAGGTGGAGACCGATAAATTGACCCAGATGGTACGCGAACTGGGCGAACTTTCACGCATCGAAAGCGGCGAGGCGGCGCTGCAAAAAAAATCACTGGACATTGGCCCATTCATCGAGCGGGTCGTCGAGCGGCTGCGGCCTCAGGCCGACCGGGCGAAATTAGCCCTGGTTGTTGAGGCGGCACCGAACCTCAAATCGGTACCTGCCGACGCAGACCGTATTGAGCAGGTGCTGGTCAATCTGATACACAACGCTATAAAGTTCACCCCGCCTGATGGAAAAATCGTCGTGACCGCCGCGGCGACATCCAAAGGCGTAGAGATTTCTGTCAAAGACACCGGCGTCGGCATTTCGCCTGACGACCTGCCGCGCATCTTCGAGCGTTTCTACAAAGCGGACAAGGCCCGTTCCGGCGGTGGTACCGGCCTAGGTCTGGCCATCGCCAAGCACATCGTCCAGGCCCACGGCGGCGACCTCCGCGCCGAAAGCGCCCCAAGCAAGGGAGCAAAGTTCACTTTCACCCTGCCCGGATAG
- a CDS encoding phospholipid carrier-dependent glycosyltransferase — protein MTKFFNVIKRFAAWKHAWLAAILIGSMILHLGLLWHPNELVLDEQYYVVAARDYLVQGDLHQPEHPPLAKLVITTGMQIFGDNPFGWRFFPAVFGVGAIFFFYLILRQFPLSQTAVNIAVSLFAFENATFLMASVAMLDIFNVTFMLAGFWAYLARKYPLAVLFLLLSALCKLTGLFPVIAIALHWLVFRRDKVLILAISGLAAYAGAILAVPGLEYLLTGDWSNPFSRINHLFTVPGTITFENSTHPSALHPWQWVLGYYIMPFWWSPQYLSAVTPTVWAITLPGFAWTSWLAWRRRGETAFFAAAWIFATLVVWIILGAITDRITYIFYFVPIVGGVLLAFALFFDNAWAWVRGTPRKIRGLMPEGVGIGDRDPIKETNTETNAMTPAGGQTSGDFPPVPPEEYVHESQPPKPGWWTLVRRRRLFFIGMGLFITIHLGFFLALSPFTNWWPTNPG, from the coding sequence ATGACTAAGTTCTTCAACGTGATCAAACGGTTCGCCGCCTGGAAGCATGCATGGCTGGCCGCGATCCTTATCGGCTCGATGATTCTTCATCTGGGTCTGCTGTGGCACCCCAACGAACTGGTGCTGGACGAGCAATATTATGTCGTTGCCGCTCGTGATTATCTCGTCCAGGGCGACCTCCACCAGCCGGAACATCCCCCCCTGGCAAAGCTGGTGATTACCACGGGCATGCAGATATTTGGCGACAATCCGTTCGGCTGGCGTTTTTTCCCGGCCGTATTCGGCGTAGGCGCCATTTTTTTCTTCTATCTCATTCTGCGGCAATTCCCGCTGTCCCAAACCGCGGTGAATATCGCGGTTAGTCTGTTCGCCTTTGAAAACGCTACTTTCTTAATGGCCAGCGTTGCCATGCTGGATATTTTCAACGTCACTTTCATGCTGGCTGGTTTCTGGGCTTATCTCGCCCGCAAATACCCGCTGGCAGTCCTGTTCCTGCTCCTTTCGGCATTGTGCAAGCTGACGGGTCTATTTCCGGTAATCGCCATCGCTCTCCACTGGCTTGTTTTCCGCAGGGATAAGGTTCTGATCCTGGCTATCTCCGGGCTGGCGGCTTACGCTGGTGCCATCTTGGCGGTACCAGGGCTGGAATATCTTCTCACTGGGGATTGGAGCAACCCCTTTAGCCGCATCAACCATCTGTTTACCGTGCCGGGCACCATTACATTTGAAAACTCCACCCACCCCTCCGCCCTCCACCCATGGCAATGGGTCCTGGGGTATTACATCATGCCGTTCTGGTGGTCGCCTCAATACTTGTCGGCAGTTACGCCAACGGTCTGGGCAATAACCTTGCCGGGATTTGCATGGACCTCCTGGCTGGCATGGCGCCGCCGTGGTGAAACGGCGTTCTTCGCCGCCGCCTGGATTTTCGCCACGCTGGTGGTGTGGATTATCTTGGGGGCGATCACCGACCGCATAACCTATATTTTTTACTTCGTCCCGATTGTTGGCGGTGTCCTTCTGGCATTCGCCCTTTTCTTCGACAATGCCTGGGCATGGGTCCGGGGCACGCCCCGAAAAATCCGCGGGTTGATGCCTGAGGGTGTCGGCATCGGAGACCGTGATCCCATAAAGGAGACCAACACCGAAACCAACGCAATGACACCTGCCGGGGGTCAGACCTCGGGGGATTTTCCTCCGGTACCGCCGGAGGAGTACGTCCACGAGAGCCAACCTCCGAAGCCTGGGTGGTGGACGTTAGTTCGCCGCCGTAGGCTGTTTTTCATCGGCATGGGACTCTTTATAACCATCCACCTGGGTTTTTTCCTCGCCCTTTCACCTTTTACCAACTGGTGGCCAACCAATCCGGGGTGA
- a CDS encoding SprT family zinc-dependent metalloprotease, with translation MAIEIKADGVVVVRAPRRVQPGLIAGFVKRHADWIALKQAEITQRPRAEPKGFVEGEDFLFLGQTCRLHFVEAGVPKIDFNGHIQLPRAKESQARDLIEDWYRAQARKVITQNIEQRVSEMGCRPSGLRITGARQRWGSCGIRGALNFNWRLVMAPPDIIDYIVVHEMAHLKFRGHGRQFWKFVEQFVPRYQEKRQWLSDNSVRMAI, from the coding sequence ATGGCGATTGAAATTAAAGCCGATGGGGTGGTTGTGGTTCGCGCCCCTCGGCGCGTGCAGCCTGGGCTGATTGCTGGTTTTGTCAAGCGCCACGCAGATTGGATCGCCCTCAAACAGGCGGAGATAACCCAAAGGCCGCGGGCGGAACCAAAAGGCTTTGTCGAAGGCGAGGATTTTCTTTTCTTGGGGCAAACCTGCCGCCTTCATTTCGTTGAGGCGGGCGTCCCGAAAATTGACTTTAATGGTCACATTCAGCTGCCGAGAGCAAAGGAATCCCAAGCTAGAGACCTGATAGAAGACTGGTATCGGGCACAGGCACGGAAAGTTATTACGCAGAACATTGAACAACGTGTCTCAGAGATGGGCTGCCGACCCAGCGGCCTTCGCATTACCGGCGCGCGGCAGCGGTGGGGTTCCTGTGGTATCAGAGGAGCATTGAATTTCAACTGGCGTCTTGTCATGGCGCCGCCGGATATTATCGACTATATCGTTGTTCATGAGATGGCGCATTTGAAGTTTCGGGGGCACGGGCGTCAATTCTGGAAATTTGTCGAGCAATTCGTACCCCGATACCAGGAAAAGCGTCAATGGCTCAGCGATAATTCCGTCAGAATGGCAATTTAG
- a CDS encoding acyl-CoA thioesterase — translation MDHYKLILPEHLNHDGFLFGGNMLKWIDEFAYITANQEFPGNRLVTIALDNVAFHHPVAGGEIIRFDVERAGLGNTSVQYKVQVFGTRRHACPETILFETRITFVSVDRDGKKQPITQPAADCSTSTAGIV, via the coding sequence GTGGACCACTACAAACTGATTCTGCCGGAACACCTGAACCACGACGGCTTTCTTTTCGGCGGCAACATGCTGAAATGGATAGACGAGTTTGCTTATATCACCGCTAACCAGGAGTTTCCGGGCAACCGCCTCGTCACCATCGCTTTGGACAACGTAGCCTTTCACCACCCGGTGGCCGGCGGCGAGATCATCCGATTCGACGTCGAACGCGCCGGCCTTGGCAACACCTCGGTGCAGTATAAGGTTCAAGTTTTCGGCACCCGGCGGCATGCCTGCCCGGAAACCATTCTCTTTGAGACCCGAATCACTTTCGTCAGCGTCGACCGCGACGGTAAAAAACAACCTATCACCCAACCGGCGGCCGATTGTTCAACTTCAACAGCGGGTATCGTCTAG
- a CDS encoding presenilin family intramembrane aspartyl protease: protein MKLNPTHYSLATLAACQALAIAVSLRQQVFIEEEGIVLPKISAGPPLVYFFLTVAVLGLTLAFLPLRFLKYLIKGMFLLLYAWGVFVVLGLSLPAVAAGIIAAMGALAWLKWPRLWLHNLLLGIALAGYGSVFGFILSPGSVLVIMAVISIYDLVSVKSGHMMWMVKKLSGVAIVPAFIFPRRGTDWSIELSDLRLENEADERVVSLLGGGDVGFALILLVSVLAAAGIVPAFLTAGALMLGLLSVFWVQRAFFKGGPTPAMPPITAAAGLGYGLMLLTGIV from the coding sequence GTGAAACTGAATCCAACGCATTACAGCCTGGCCACTCTGGCCGCCTGCCAGGCGCTGGCTATTGCCGTTTCACTGCGCCAGCAGGTCTTCATCGAAGAAGAGGGTATCGTCCTGCCGAAAATCTCCGCTGGACCGCCGCTGGTATATTTTTTTCTCACCGTCGCTGTTTTGGGGCTGACGCTGGCTTTCCTGCCCCTGCGGTTCCTCAAGTACCTGATCAAGGGCATGTTCCTGCTTCTCTACGCCTGGGGCGTCTTCGTGGTGCTGGGACTTTCCCTGCCGGCGGTGGCGGCAGGAATCATCGCCGCGATGGGAGCGCTGGCCTGGCTCAAATGGCCCCGGTTATGGCTGCACAACCTCCTTCTGGGAATAGCCCTGGCGGGCTATGGTTCGGTCTTCGGTTTCATCCTGTCACCAGGCTCGGTGCTGGTCATCATGGCGGTCATTTCAATCTACGATCTGGTCTCGGTTAAATCCGGGCACATGATGTGGATGGTTAAGAAACTCTCCGGCGTCGCCATCGTGCCAGCTTTCATTTTCCCGCGTAGGGGCACCGATTGGAGCATCGAATTGTCCGACCTCCGGCTGGAAAACGAGGCCGACGAGCGTGTCGTATCCCTGCTTGGCGGCGGCGATGTCGGTTTCGCGCTCATACTCCTGGTTTCGGTGCTGGCCGCGGCGGGGATTGTCCCGGCTTTCCTGACCGCCGGAGCTTTGATGTTGGGGCTGCTTTCGGTTTTTTGGGTACAGCGGGCGTTTTTCAAGGGCGGCCCGACGCCGGCAATGCCGCCGATCACCGCCGCCGCCGGCCTGGGTTACGGCTTGATGCTGCTTACCGGCATCGTTTAG
- a CDS encoding response regulator transcription factor: MSTIIVIEDDRTLAELVKYNLSREGFAVFTAADGVAGLELIRREKPDAVIMDVMLPGMDGFELTRLLRREFSTPVLMLTARSEEIDKVLGLELGADDYLTKPFSMRELLARVKAMLRRGELARLDAVSQREGSVLKAGDVEVDQARHRLSVGGQAVDVTPREFDLLSFFMTNRGLAFSRDTLLDRVWGSDYPGDSRTVDVHVRWLRQKIEVEPSRPKHLVTVRGLGYKFEG; this comes from the coding sequence ATGTCTACAATCATCGTCATCGAGGACGACCGGACCCTCGCCGAATTGGTGAAATACAACCTGAGCCGGGAGGGGTTTGCTGTTTTCACCGCCGCCGACGGCGTTGCCGGACTGGAGTTAATCCGCCGCGAAAAGCCCGACGCCGTGATTATGGACGTTATGTTGCCGGGCATGGACGGCTTCGAACTGACCCGACTGTTGCGGCGGGAGTTTTCGACTCCGGTTCTGATGCTGACTGCCCGCAGCGAAGAGATTGACAAGGTTCTTGGACTGGAATTGGGCGCCGACGACTATCTCACCAAGCCATTCTCTATGCGTGAACTTTTAGCCCGGGTCAAGGCGATGCTGCGTCGTGGCGAACTGGCCCGCCTCGATGCGGTATCGCAGCGGGAAGGTTCGGTGCTCAAGGCGGGCGACGTCGAAGTTGACCAGGCGCGCCATCGGTTATCTGTCGGCGGCCAAGCGGTTGACGTCACTCCCCGGGAGTTCGACCTTTTGAGTTTCTTCATGACCAACCGCGGGCTGGCCTTCTCCCGCGACACTTTGCTTGACCGCGTCTGGGGTTCAGATTATCCCGGCGACTCCCGTACAGTAGATGTCCATGTACGCTGGCTGCGGCAAAAAATCGAAGTTGAACCGTCCCGGCCGAAGCACCTGGTGACTGTGCGCGGTCTGGGCTACAAATTCGAGGGCTGA
- the ligD gene encoding non-homologous end-joining DNA ligase yields the protein MKTTVDGHRIELTNLEKELFPGIKKGELIRYYLKIAPVMLPHIKDRPLSFQRFPDGINAEGFYQKQAPASYPDWIKRIPLGVKDIVDYASANSAADLVYFAQQAVIVIHTSLARADKPRNPDLLVFDLDPPVEDFELVKKTAFQMRALLGELGLKCFIKLTGSRGVHLAVPLDRSADFGLVDSFADSVAAFYQRKHPDETTVEISKAKRGNRIFIDTNRNHFAQTAVAPYSVRAKEGASVAVPITWEELSSPNLKPAQFNMVTVFDLLANRPDPWADIYKEGLPLTMAEGLLRRLESSDKS from the coding sequence ATGAAAACCACCGTTGACGGTCACCGGATAGAGCTGACTAATCTTGAAAAAGAGTTGTTCCCTGGGATCAAAAAAGGGGAGTTGATCCGCTACTACTTAAAAATCGCTCCGGTCATGCTGCCCCACATCAAGGACCGCCCGCTGTCATTTCAGCGTTTTCCCGACGGCATCAATGCCGAAGGTTTTTACCAAAAACAGGCACCTGCATCTTACCCGGACTGGATAAAACGGATTCCGCTCGGTGTCAAGGATATTGTCGACTATGCCTCCGCGAACTCTGCGGCGGACCTGGTCTATTTCGCGCAGCAGGCTGTGATTGTCATCCATACTTCACTGGCCCGCGCCGATAAACCACGTAATCCCGATTTGCTGGTTTTTGATCTGGATCCCCCAGTGGAAGATTTTGAGCTGGTAAAGAAAACGGCGTTTCAAATGAGGGCGCTGCTAGGGGAGCTTGGCCTGAAATGTTTCATTAAACTCACCGGCAGCCGCGGGGTGCACCTCGCTGTACCTTTGGACCGGAGCGCTGACTTCGGGCTGGTTGACAGCTTCGCTGACAGCGTAGCCGCGTTCTACCAGCGGAAACACCCGGATGAAACCACAGTTGAGATATCCAAAGCTAAAAGAGGAAACCGTATTTTTATAGATACCAACCGCAATCATTTCGCTCAAACCGCGGTGGCACCCTATTCCGTACGTGCCAAGGAAGGCGCCTCGGTTGCGGTGCCGATTACCTGGGAGGAATTATCCAGCCCCAATCTCAAACCAGCACAATTCAATATGGTTACTGTTTTCGACCTTTTAGCAAACCGCCCGGATCCCTGGGCTGATATTTATAAAGAAGGCTTACCGTTGACCATGGCCGAAGGTTTATTGCGGAGGCTGGAAAGTTCGGACAAGAGCTGA
- a CDS encoding response regulator yields the protein MPIKILIADDQPQIRNLVKSMLSEYLVLQASSGEEALRVVRESRPDLVIMDILMPGMDGLTACSQIKADPATSQIPVLVLTIIDHDLNRRFANNLGADGYVTKPFTADQLRQAVAGHLKPAEKISPGA from the coding sequence ATGCCTATAAAAATTCTTATTGCTGACGACCAGCCACAGATCCGCAATCTGGTAAAAAGCATGCTTTCGGAGTATCTCGTACTCCAAGCCTCTTCCGGCGAGGAAGCGCTAAGAGTCGTCCGGGAATCCAGGCCGGATCTGGTGATCATGGATATCCTGATGCCTGGGATGGATGGCTTGACCGCCTGCAGTCAGATTAAGGCTGACCCAGCCACCTCACAGATCCCGGTGCTTGTACTGACTATCATTGACCATGACCTTAATCGGCGGTTTGCCAACAATCTCGGGGCCGACGGGTACGTCACCAAACCTTTCACCGCCGACCAGCTTCGGCAAGCGGTGGCTGGCCATCTTAAACCTGCGGAAAAAATTAGCCCGGGAGCATAG